The Fibrobacter sp. genomic sequence TTGATGAAGGCGAAAAGGTTGAGAACTGGACCTCGATGCTTAATAAACGGGGAATAGAGGTAGTTACCGACTTTATGAGAGAGGAAGCATCGGATGTTCTCCAGAGATACAAAATATCCGGCGGGGTAATTTACAATAGCGAAATTGGATGTAAATAGTTACGCTTTCCATTGAAATCCTGCATAAAAAGAGGTAATAAACTGAAAAACTGTGAACAGAAATACCGGGAGATTGCGGTAATTGTTGAGAAGGAGTTATCGTGCTCAGCACACGATGTGGACCATGTGTGGCGGGTCTATAACCTTGCACATCGTCTCGTCGATAAAAAAGACCGGGTCGATATTGACATCCTGCTGATATCTGCACTGCTTCACGATATTGCCAGGGTAAAGGAGGACAGCGACAGGACTGGAAAAATCAACCATGCGGTTCTGGGTGCGGAGATGGCTGAAGACATTCTTATCGGGCTTGGATATCCCGGAGAAAAAATCGCAAAAATAAAGCACTGTATCATTTCTCATAGATACAGGGCCGAACATGAGCCGCAGACCATCGAGGCAAAATTGCTTTTTGATGCTGATAAACTGGATGTTCTGGGGGCAGTCGGAGTTGCCCGTTCATTTATGTTTGCAGGTAAATACAGTTGTAAAATGTACTCGGATGTTCCTGTAAGCAGGTATATCAAAGAGAATCTCGATGGCGGGAAACACAATGGAAAAATCAAGGACATCTCCAGACATACGCCAAATCTGGAATTTGAGACGAAGTTTGTCAGAATACCGGAAAGGCTTTACACTGACGCTGCAAAAGAAATTGCCAGGAAACGCCTGGAGTGTATGAGGGATTTTTTTGCGAGGCTTGAAAAAGAGATCTCAGGTATGATGTGATAAGAGCATTCAGGTCTGAGTATCTTTCCTTACTACTATTTTCCGTCCAATTCTCAGTATTGTTTTACCTGTGATCCCGTTC encodes the following:
- a CDS encoding HD domain-containing protein, which codes for MKNCEQKYREIAVIVEKELSCSAHDVDHVWRVYNLAHRLVDKKDRVDIDILLISALLHDIARVKEDSDRTGKINHAVLGAEMAEDILIGLGYPGEKIAKIKHCIISHRYRAEHEPQTIEAKLLFDADKLDVLGAVGVARSFMFAGKYSCKMYSDVPVSRYIKENLDGGKHNGKIKDISRHTPNLEFETKFVRIPERLYTDAAKEIARKRLECMRDFFARLEKEISGMM